The following proteins are encoded in a genomic region of Magallana gigas chromosome 1, xbMagGiga1.1, whole genome shotgun sequence:
- the LOC105334685 gene encoding uncharacterized protein, with protein METSRFVLVFCVICIALCAAEQCVIKGQVNTRLQWYGYMLQKTFQTNDARVEYQITYPEKECCANLLIYYDDQISQLTESMSCQERVDVLPKDNYQIIPLSTKTATKGCVLYPDSEGTNLVVCTGDRTLHSNGPRTWYFAISRCGASQNQGMLNMNYYFNVTGHYGKCEADPLSKTIYPEFIKSEPDLVVVVVLGVLCGLSTITATVFAVLFFLGRIRRKNKKKKGGSVTSSQATMTQDIFYVNPSLSDREHSDSQYSHSQSSGSENYYEVIPDRRSYESINTQLAMHGHNVRGVSMNPNHLREHRTPNIPPYILENYPPPPYQPPSGQQNGGVHHRSHAGGHHGNNNGTQTAQQQTPNGNIPNGRPMQLHPSGQPPPSTNIIHQQHHSMSGLQLGEKTEPASTNHPVHLSGNRSGSAPVHFDNVGAIARPTPIYPSSHGVLFGTHPSRSSQPTSPSSHGTPNGNIPNGHINNNNIGHTSQAFKRQLSAGPKLNSVPNGQPLQLQTYQGHDKTISDTQQIPNGRTHLPNGNLPNGRTHVPNGNVAKLLHDAYRIQQFETTA; from the coding sequence ATGGAGACCTCACGCTTTGTTCTCGTTTTCTGCGTGATTTGCATCGCCCTGTGCGCCGCGGAGCAGTGCGTCATCAAAGGTCAAGTCAACACGAGGCTGCAATGGTACGGGTACATGCTGCAGAAAACCTTCCAAACGAACGACGCTCGAGTCGAATACCAGATCACGTATCCAGAGAAAGAATGCTGCGCCAACTTGTTGATTTATTATGACGATCAAATCTCACAGCTAACGGAATCCATGTCGTGTCAAGAACGCGTGGATGTGCTTCCTAAAGACAATTACCAAATCATTCCCTTGTCCACCAAGACTGCGACAAAAGGGTGCGTTCTATACCCTGACAGCGAAGGGACGAACCTTGTCGTATGCACAGGTGACAGGACGTTGCATTCGAACGGACCGCGTACGTGGTATTTCGCAATCAGTCGATGTGGCGCTTCCCAGAACCAAGGCATGTTGAACATGAACTATTACTTCAATGTCACAGGACATTACGGCAAGTGCGAAGCAGATCCGCTTTCGAAAACGATTTATCCGGAATtcataaaatctgaaccggatCTGGTGGTGGTGGTAGTTTTGGGTGTTTTGTGCGGTTTGTCCACCATCACCGCCACGGTGTTTGCCGTATTGTTCTTTCTCGGTAGAATAAGGAGAAAGAACAAGAAAAAGAAGGGGGGTTCAGTGACGTCATCACAAGCAACGATGACGCAGGATATATTTTACGTTAATCCTTCGTTGTCTGACAGGGAGCACTCGGATTCTCAGTACAGTCACAGTCAGTCAAGCGGATCGGAGAACTATTACGAGGTCATTCCGGACAGACGGAGCTACGAAAGCATCAATACTCAACTCGCTATGCACGGGCATAACGTCCGAGGTGTCTCGATGAACCCAAATCATCTTCGAGAACACAGAACGCCAAACATTCCTCCCTACATCCTCGAAAACTACCCGCCTCCTCCATACCAGCCACCTAGCGGACAACAAAATGGCGGCGTGCACCACCGATCTCACGCGGGAGGTCACCATGGCAACAACAACGGAACTCAAACAGCACAGCAGCAGACGCCTAATGGAAACATCCCGAACGGACGTCCGATGCAGCTGCATCCCTCCGGACAGCCTCCACCTTCTACCAACATCATTCACCAGCAGCATCATTCGATGTCTGGACTGCAACTTGGAGAAAAAACGGAACCAGCATCGACCAATCATCCGGTACACCTCAGTGGTAACCGTTCGGGCAGCGCCCCCGTACACTTCGACAATGTCGGCGCAATCGCTAGACCTACGCCGATCTATCCGAGTTCTCACGGGGTTCTATTCGGAACGCATCCATCTCGATCGTCTCAGCCCACTTCACCATCTTCTCACGGAACACCCAACGGAAACATTCCGAATGGACAtattaacaacaacaacattgGCCACACAAGCCAAGCATTCAAAAGACAGCTCTCCGCTGGCCCAAAGCTAAACAGTGTTCCGAACGGCCAGCCTCTACAGCTTCAGACATACCAAGGTCACGATAAGACAATTAGTGACACCCAGCAGATTCCGAACGGAAGAACTCATCTTCCGAATGGAAACCTTCCGAACGGACGCACACACGTTCCGAACGGAAATGTTGCCAAACTCTTGCATGATGCCTACAGGATACAGCAGTTCGAGACTACGGCGTGA
- the LOC105334683 gene encoding COMM domain-containing protein 4, with the protein MKFRFCGDLDCPDWVLAEISILSKMTSIKMKLLCVQVIKDMLSEGIDYEKVYKITQDAKFEIGDVKASIAALTFILSSAAKYNCDGETVSNELQQLGLPKEHATSLCKSYSDSSDRLQAHLRTTSLRLSHLEKTEWRVDYILSSSELKEVNEPCVQMKLHVRNPDSGTTTPVSFTVDMDKFRILLNELRQAEKMMDNFT; encoded by the exons ATG AAATTCCGATTCTGCGGAGATTTGGATTGTCCAGACTGGGTCCTTGCTGAGATCAGCATCCTGTCGAAGATG acATCCATAAAAATGAAACTGCTGTGTGTACAAGTGATCAAGGACATGTTGTCTGAGGGCATCGAT tatGAAAAAGTCTATAAAATAACCCAGGATGCCAAATTTG AGATTGGTGATGTGAAAGCATCAATTGCAGCACTGACGTTCATTTTGTCTAGTGCAGCTAAATATAACTGTGATGGAGAAACTGTGTCTAATGAACTTCAGCAGCTGGGACTTCCAAAAG AACACGCCACCTCTCTCTGCAAGTCTTACAGTGACAGCTCGGACAGATTACAGGCTCATCTCAGGACCACCAGTCTGAGAT tATCACATTTGGAGAAGACAGAATGGAGGGTAGACTACATCTTGAGTTCCAGTGAACTAAAG GAAGTGAATGAGCCATGTGTCCAGATGAAGCTCCATGTTCGGAATCCAGATTCAGGAACCACAACTCCGGTCTCCTTCACAGTGGATATGGATAAATTCCGAATCCTTCTAAATG AATTAAGGCAAGCAGAGAAGATGATGGATAACTTTACGTAA